In Andreesenia angusta, the DNA window GCCGCTAGATCATTCGAATTCCGACCGAAGTTTTCCTTCGAGTTCTCTCGCTCGACTTGCATGTGTTAAGCACGCCGCCAGCGTTCATCCTGAGCCAGGATCAAACTCTCATTTAAAAAGTTTATCTCTAGGCCAGTTTGCACTGACTAATTTTTTCAGTTTTTTTGGATGTCTGATCATCCGTTAATTTGATCTCCCTTGCGGTCGATCTTAAGGAATTAACTTGCTTTTTACTGTTCAACTTTCAAAGTTCATCGCAGTCGGCGTTTGTTCCTCGCTGACTACTTTATCTACTATATCACAACCAGTTCACGGTGTCAATAGCTTTTTTAATCTTTTTTTAACGTTTCTTTAATGCTTTCTTAACTCAACTGTGTTTCTCTTTCGCATCTCTCAGAGACAACTTGCTTATCTTAACACTATATCGCATACATGTCAATAGTTTTAATTTAAACTTTAGATTGAAAGTGAGTTCCGCACATCATATAATAAAAGAGACACATTAATAGGGGGTTTTTTCATGGGCATAGCTATCGGGCTAGCTGAATTCAAGAGCATAGCCAAAGGAATGGAAATGACAGACAAGATGACTAAAAAGTCTGATATAAAAATAGTTGAAAACAGAATTGTATGTATAGGAAAGTTTTTTGTGATTATCTCTGGAGACGTGGCAGATGTTCAGTCCGCAATAGATGAAGTTGTCTCCTCTAATGACAACGGACTAGTTGCAGCTAAAGTGATTCCTAGTCTTATGGATGGAGTCGCTGAGAAAGTGAATGCCAAGATATCTAGAGACTCCATAAATGCACTTGGCATAATTGAAAGCAAGGACATCGCAAGTGGGTTCTATTGTGCTAACTATATAAAGAAGTTTGCCGATGTAGAGCTTCTGAAAATATCCATTACTTTTGGGATGGGTGGAAAGGCACTTCTAATATTCACTGGCGACCTTTCATCAGTTGAAAGTGGCTTAGATGTTGCTAAAGAGAGAATCGGAGATCCAAGTAAACTTGTGGAAGCTGTTGTAATAGCTTCACCTTCTAAGGAGTTTATGGACAACTTCTTAGCTTAAAATCTCAATAAATGAGGTCTGCAACTTAAAATTGCAGACCTTATTTTTATGCCCTAGGTTCTATAGAACTATATTACCGTTCGCATACCGTGTTTATCTATGTTCTCCTCAGTTTCTAGCTCCAGTATACGCCTGTTTTTTTATATAAGTAGAGAGAACCTCGTCTATGCTTGCGTAACTGCCTGTCATCTTTGCAGTTTTAAACATGTCGTAGGAGTCTCCACCCGAGGCTAGGAAGTCATTTGTGGCAAGCTTATATAGCTTCCTTTCCTCTAGTCTCTCCCCTGCTATGAATACATCGTAGACTCTTTTCCCTTGTGCCTTCAGCCGATCAAGCTTAAAACTTATCCCACCTACATGTGGAAATGCGCTGCTTGGCTCTGGGTAGAAGGAAAGTCCGTGCTCTAGAGCCTTGACTATGTCTTTTCCGCTTACCTCTTTTGTTATGACGTAGTTGTCAAATGGGAAAGCCGACACTATCTCTTTCCTGGTTATAAATCCGGCATTTATTGATCCCCTTATGCCGCCTCCATTTGTTATAGCTATATCTGCACCTGTTATATATTTCATTGCCTCTGCAAGCAATACTCCTAGGTTTGTCTCTCTAGTTCTCACACTAAACCTGTCGCCATTTAAGTCTCTTTTAGATATTCCCACTATCTCTGAAGTGCTCCTATTGTTCTCTTCATCTACCCTAATCAATATCCGGCTTATGCTTAAGTCCTCTTTAATACCATTTATGTCTTCTCTATATATGAACTCTGAGGAGATCTCCGCTTCTCCGCAAGCTTTTTTAATAAAGTTCACCATTCCAATACACCTCATAGAATCTCCAGCTTGAACTATCGGAATTTCACCTATCAGTCTAGACGCTTTAAGCTCTGTGTGGCTATGTCCGTCCACCACCAAGTCTATGCCCTCTACCGAATCTGCAAGAGTGTCGCTCCTGTGTTCCGGCATTGTCGACTTGTCTATCCCAAGGTGTACAAGCGCTATTATCACATCCACTCTTTCTTGATCCTTTAAAATGCTCACCATCTTTTGAGACTCCAGGACTGGATCTTCAAACCTTAATCCCTCTATATCCTCAGGCCTTGCCTTCTGAACTGTCTCAGGAGTTGTTATCCCAAATATACCAACTTTTACTCCATCGATTTCCTTTAAGGTGTATGGGGCTAAAAGTCGGTCTCCTTGCTCATCATATATGTTCGCAGATATTATTGGAAACTCTGCTAGTTCAGCAAGCTCTAGAAGCCTCTCTCTTCCATAGTTAAAGTCATGATTTCCTGGAACCATGGCGTCGTATTTCATTTCGTTCATTATATCTATCATGGCCTTGCCTTCTGAAATAGATACTATCGGCTGTCCATGTATAGTGTCCCCTGCATCTAGCAACAGTGTGCTATGCTCTTTTCTTATCTCTTCTAGCTTGGCCGAAAATTTGCTGATATCTACTTTTGTCTTTTCATCTTTTTCTATTTTCCCATGTATGTCATTTGTATGAATTATCTTTATCATAGCCTCATTCTCCATATGTGTTTTTTTGTTTACTTATATAATATAAGTTTTTTGTTAACACCGTATTATTTATTTTTGAAATTTGAGTAAATACTGTCCAACCCTATTATTTTAATGTATAGTAGTCACAAAGGAACTTACAAAATTTTAAGGGGTGTTCAATATGAGTTATATATTTTTACAGTATCCAAAATGCAGCACTTGCAAGAAAGCCCAAAACTGGCTGAACTGGAATAAAGTATCTTACGAATCAAGGCATATAGTGGATGAAACTCCCAGTATAGATGAGTTGACAACGTGGATTGAAAAAAGCGGACTTCCTGTCGAGAAATTCTTCAATTCAAACGGTATTGTATACAAGAACATGGGCTTAAAAGATAAGTTGCCCGAAATGTCTAAAGAGGAAAAAATCGATCTACTTTCAACTAACGGCATGCTTATTAAGCGACCTATATTTGTGTCTGACAATCTAGTTTTAATAGGCTTCAAGGAAGCCGATTGGAAAAAGATACTGGAGCTTTAAGTAAAAAAAGAGGTGAAGCTCAATCTTTCAATTAAGCTTCACCTCTTTTTTGTATCTTTATCAAATAGTATGATCTAGTCTTTATTCAACCCTCTTTTCAGATAAAACACAGGCTCTGCAATGCAGGCTACCGGTATTTGTGATTGAATAGCTGACTATTGTTTATCTATTCTGTCTTGAAGTATCTCTTTTACTTTCCTGTATTCGGTCCTGTAGTCGGTGTGTAGCTTTATTTCTCTGTCGTCTCTTCTCTTCAGTATATTCAAACTTGCATTTATACGGTGTATAGAACAAGCGTTCTATCTCTTTTCATCATATTGTTTTTAAATACGGTTGTCCTAAATTATCCAGTACTTTGTACATGTCTTTAGATTGTTCATACAGAGCCGCTACGCTCCGTAAAGTTCTCTTATGGACTCTTATGCTTTCACATAAGCACAGACTATATCACCACCCCTAAGGGTGCTCCCCATTTCCCCTGTCAATAGCTTACAGGGTACGAGATTACTCTCTAGTCGTTGAACGTTCCCCTCTTCGGGGCTTCGCTGCTGATTACCCATTGTCTCAGTGTTTAGGATTTAACTCTGCACCATCCAGTTGATTTTTTCTGCTTTCGCCATTTTCACGCTTGAGCTTTTTTCATCTCTACGTTGTAGTTCAACTGGCTTTAGGGACTTCCAGCAATTAAAGGCGTTTTGGGTAGACCACATCTACCACTCTACACTCTTTACGAATGTAGGGAGCTGTTTTCATAAAACATCTATACCTTTTCATGCTATCGTGTATGTTTTTCTATGTTTTATGCAACTCTTTGTTGCTCCATCTGTATTTTTTTATTTTTTCCTTATATCTATAACACAGCTTATCTGTTAATCTTGCATTACTCATCTATTAAATGAAAGTAAACTTATCAACTCCAAACAATCGGCAAGAAATAAGAAAAGAGAAGGCAAATAATGCACTTCTCTTTATCATAAACTATTCTATTTCTATTTTCACTTTGTTGCTTGACTCTGTTTCCTTTTGGACTTTTATTGTTAGCACTCCGTTTTCCAGTTTTGCGCTTACCCCCTCAGCTTTTGAGTCCGGCAGATATATGCTTCTTTCCATAGAAGATGTTCTTCTTTCCTTGTGAATGTAGTTTTTTCCCTCATCTTCTAATTGCTCTTCCTTTTTAAACGATATCTTCAGCCTGTTTTCCCTAAGCTCTACATTCACTTCTTCTTTCTTTGCACCTGGAAGCTCAGCTTCTACTACATACTCTTTTTCCAAATCCTGAACATCCATTTTGAAGTCTTTCCCGATTACTCTCTTTGGAATGCTAGAATCTGAAAAAAAGTCCTCCATTAAATCATAAAAGTCCTCGAATCTAGTACTTAACTCTTTACTCTTTTTGTTGAACGGCATTAAGTTTTTCATAGATGACAGCTCCTTTATAGTTGATTTACATTTCAATTATACCTAAATAAACTTATTTTAATCATAATATTACATAATCTCGATTTATTGAATCATAAGTTCGCACAAAATAAAAACAGCTAGCTACAATCTCTTGTAACTAGCTGTTTTTCAACGTTTATGTATGGTGCACCCAGGAGGACTTGAACCCCCAACCTTCTGGTTCGTAGCCAGCGAACGTCTTATTTCTTTAGTTTCTTTAAACCCTAAGTATGAGTATATAGTTGGCTTTAGTTGACCATCACTTTTGTATATTAGTGTCTATTTGTGTTTAGTTTTGACTAAAGTGTCCCCATTCTGTCCCCAATTTAGTCTTTTAGTCGAGTTTCTTCCTATAATATGTTCTTTCCAATTACCCTGTCTAGTTTACCAGGTATATGTAGCTTATAGAATATAGTTTTGAATAGTATTCAAAGCTCCACCTAAATCTCGAATAACTAAAACGTCAATTTTTTCTATTATCCAAAATAAGCTTGTCATAACAATAATAGTAACCATAATAGCATTTGGATAGAATGATATAGGATGTTTTCTTATGAATCTTTTGACTTGACCACAACGTTCATCACAAATACAGTTTTCATCTTTGCATACACTCAAGCTTCTAATGTCTTTTCCTATTATTTTTGCAATCAGCACTAACAGTAAAAATATTGTATTAAACATGACGAACCCTACCATAAATGTCATAAAAATAAGTCGATATTTACTCACCGAATCTATAGACTTAAAAACCTCAGACAAAAAACTCATGCCTCCAAAGAATGCCATTACGATTCCTGCAAAGATACTCAGAACAGTTATGGATTGAGTATTAAACTCATTCAGTCTATTCTCAGAGTCTTTTAGCTTCAACTCATTTTTATTTAAGTTTTCTTTAAATATTCCCATATTTACTTCTATATTTTTAAAATCAGTTTTTATATTTTCAAAGTCATCTAGTCTTTTTTCATTTTCATTTAAATCACGATTGAATCTTTCTATGTCATTTTTTATTTCTTCTATTTTTTTATCAAGTTCGAGCCCTTCTTCTAAATTTCTAGTAACTAAACTAAAAGATTCTCCAATTGCCCTCTTAAGGATATCATTCTCTTCTTTTACTTTATTTAATCTTACTCTTTCAAGCCTTAAGTGATCATATAGTTTCTCTATTTTTTTAAAAAGTTCAAGGCTTTTATTATCAAAATAGGTGTCTTCTGAAACTATTTTTCCGATTTTATTTATGACACTATCTACGCTATTTTCTTCAGAAAGATACTCACTATTATTGAAAATAAATTCAGCAATTTCATGGTAATAGTGCTTTTGCTTATAATTATAAAACTTTTCTAGCTTTAATAGTATATTCTTCTCATCGTACATTTTTGAATCATTTAATATGCTTTCTAAGACATCTTTAATACCACTATTCTTCAATGGTTTACGAGTATCTTCCATATATTCTATCCTCTTTATTCTCACCAGAAAAATAGTCCCTTATTGAACATTCTTTTATGACATCATTTTGGTTAGTAACCTTCCAAGGACTCTCTTCATGTGTTCTCTTTACCAACTCAAGAGCAGAATTTTCTAAATGTCCCTTTATAACTTCGTCAATAAGCTGTCTATCTTCTAGTCTTATTATTTCATACGGATTATATTTTTCTTTTGCAAGTACAATTGATCCTTCTTCTACTTTAAGAAAACTCAAAGTTTCAATTTTGTTATCTATATCAGAGTCTACATAATTTTTAAATTCTTGATAAACTCTTTCTACCACCGGACCATAGCGCCAAGCCACTATATTTTCATTGAATATTCGAGTTTCTCTTTTAATTATAGAGGCTGCTTGCACATAATACATTATCTTTTGTAATTTAAGATTGCTCACTGGACTGCCTAAGTCAATGCTTCTATTTATAATGTATCTTGCAACATCTAGAGCTGGATAAGTATTGGTCACTGAAAATTCCACGATTATACCTCCTAATTTTAGTATCAAAAAAGCTAAGCAATTCACATGAATTCGCCCAGCTAAATCAGTTCTTAATGCATTCGTTTATGATAAATATACCACATTCTTTTGTCTTTAAGCAAACTAAACCAGTTTATCACAATTTACTATATATTTCAATCTAACTCAAGCAAATATCATTAGATTTCTACTGATAAGTCTAATTATTCATTTGAATAATAATAGATTAACTCAAAAGATATCGGATATATATTCTATACAAATTTTCTGTAAAGGGAGTTGTTTAAGTGTTTTCATAAAGTATACTGATTGGAAGTTCAGAGATTTTTTTGAAAGTATCAAGATAAAGCATTTAAATTATGAAAAAATATTTAAAGGCCTGAAGGTAAAGCCATATAATTAGCCTTTAATATTAGAGAGATTACTTTATTTATAACTAGGAGGTGTAACTATATTGAATAGATTGCAAAATTTAATTGATAGTTTAGTTAAGCTAGATAATAAACCTAACTTAGATATGTTTAAATATGTACTAAGTCAAACACAAAATTTTGATGAAGTTAAATGTACTATCCCACTTTTTGAAAAGATAGGGTTCAATTTCAAAAGAGTAGCAGTTTTTGAATGCCTAATGAATATGACTGAAGTTTTAGAAGATTCATATTATATCTTATCTCTTATGCATAAGTTTAACGTGAAGCCCTCTTCAAAAGCTTACTCAAGAATTTATCTTCAGCTCATTAGAAGTGCAGATAGTTCAAGTAAGTTAGAAACGTTAATATGTGAGCTAGAATACAAAAATATAACTATCCCCCCTTCAGCTTATTTAGATTTAATATTAAAACAAGATTCCTATACTAAAGCTAAAAAAATATTTGAAGAAAAGAAAGATAGTTTTCAACCCCCAAAGACTGATTTATATTATACGATTCTTCTCAAAGCTAGTGAAGCTAATAACATTGAAGACATTGAAGAAATCAGGAATGAAATGGATTCCCTTAGTATAGACTTTGATATGGAATACTATACCGCTTTTTACAATGAAATCTTTATTGATAAGCTAGGTAGAAGAGACTTTGTAAAGTATTATAAAAATCTTTTAACAGTTTATGGCCACAACCTGATAAAACCAACAGGTTACAAAGAGGCTGATTTGTCAAATACATTCTACGAATATCCAAATAAAAATCCTACTCCTGCTATTAAAGAGGAAAAAACAGTCTATTTATTTAAACGCAATAACGTTTTAGCAGATGACTTAAAGCGACGTTATGATAATACTTGTCAAATATGTGGAGAAAGGCTCTCTTTAAGACATAATAAGTCTTATTCTGAAGTTCATCATATACAGCCACTATCTCTTGATGGTCCCGATATACCTGAAAATATGATAGTGCTATGTCCAAATCATCATAAATTATTTGACAGGGGCTCAATAACCATAAATATTTATGATAATAAAGTTAAGCATGTTGAACTGGAAAACAAGGTCAATGAAATGACCTTAGACTTAAAACATAATATTGACGAAAAGTATATAGTTTACCATGATTCTTATATCTTCGGCAAATAGTTATCATACAAAAAAGACCAGGGCTTCTCTCCCTGGTCTAATCAATACAGCTACAACTCTACTTCTGACTACTCTCGATAGCTTTTCTGGTTAAATTATTTATCCTTATAACCTCCGCTCTCGTACACATATTATTATGAGCTCTGCTCATTATAGCAGGCACTCCGTTAGCTTCCAGGTATCTGTTTAACTCCTCGAAGTCAGGGTTTACCCAATGCTCTCCCTTGACCTCTCCTGGAGACAGTATCGAAGTTACCTCTTTAAGTACCTTGGTCGTGATCGCTCTGTCTCTTTCATCTAGTATCTTATTAAGTTCTTCTTTAGTCATGTCTATTTCCTCCTTTTTCTTCGCTACTGATATACGCCTAACATCTTCCGCCTCGGTTCGAGGAAGTTTGCAAGCGCCGGGATCCCCTTGTCCATGTCCATATATAACCCCTAACCTTTTAACTCCACTTCTTTTGGCTGCATCATATATGCTAGAGCCTATTGAAATTAGCTTAGAGTCATATCTTTGATTCTCTTGAGGGTTAGATATGAATCCATGCTCTAGGAGAACATAAGGAATTTTAGCTATTCTCATAAGCCTTGAATTCTGGTGGCCTTTCTGTTCTGGCCCATTACGCTTCACGAACCCCCTATCTCTCCACCCTAGAGCCACCATAGCCCTGTGAACCTCCACTATGGATTGAGGTATGGCTTGGTAGTGATCCACAAGCGACTCATATCCATATGACGTTTCCCCTGCTGAATTCCGGTGGTTCTCTACTACGAGGTCCAGTTTATTTGCCCTTGCCCAAGAAACTATATCCCCTTGCTTGAAACAGTTGAGCTTTGGATTGTATACTACTACTTCCATATCTATTCCTCCTCATTTTTGCTCTTTAAAATTTCAATACCTTTTACAAGTACTGGGGGGAAGTCTAGTCCCATTTGCCCAGCGTTTTCGGCAATAGATAGTATCTCGTTTACTATAAAGGCTATTACCACGCCGTCCCTTATATAGTCAGTTCCAACAAGCATATCTATTCTTACAGCCATATACACCATTACGAGCATCATTACTTTTTTACAGATCCCCTTGAAACCTTCAGCTGATGAAGCTCCACCATTTTCTGTCTTCGGACTATTTTCAAAAAAGAAAGCCAGTACGTACCCAGTAACCACATCTGCTACCATAAAGCTTGTAAGCGTAATTATGGCTCCGTCCCAGCCTCCTAGTGCATGCGCTATAGTGCTTCCGACTACTCCAGCAGTAGAAAGCAGACCTGTCTTTATTAGATTTACTCTTTCCAACTTCACTCACCCTCTCGCAATATAAAAGGACCTGCACTATGTGCAAGCCCTAGACTATTAAATGCTTTCTATATTCGTTCTGCCTACTGTGCAATAACCCCAATAAGCGAATTCAACTCTTCGTATTGATCTAATGTTATCCTTTCGTAAAGCAAAAATACATCTAGTTTATTAGTTATGTCAAGTGACTCGAATTCTCCCGATTCTATTATTCGCTTTAAAAGATTATATATCATAATTAATCATCTCCTATGTTTGCTTTTTTATAATATAAGACTTTTAAATTCTTGCTCGACTATATAATTCTGTAACTCCAAAATTTCTTTTTGCATTTTCAGAGAATTTAGTCTTGTGTCGTCAAGCTGTTCTACTTTGCCGAATATATACGTTTCTGCGTTTTTTAAATCAATATTCGTAAAGCGATTCACCTCTTTAAGTCTTGCTATTTGATCTTTTTCGTGAATAACTGGCTCAAAAGAAACTATTTCTGTATGCCCCCACTTTTCAGCAAAATGGATCCACCATTCTTTGCCTTCAGCCCCTATATACTGTTCTACCCTTTCTCCACGTTGAGTGTAAATCACTTTGTGTTCACTTAGTTTGACATTCCCTCGCTCGTCATAAAATAGCAATTTATTCACCTCCCCAATCTATACTATTTCTAATACTGGTCTCCATCCATACGAAGTTCCACTTTGAATGTATCCGGCTAGTTCTGGCATATTATCGGCACCTCTATAAACATAAGAACCAGAAGGGCTTGTACACGCTTCTTGGCAAATAGTGTTAGATCCAACGCCACTGGAAAAGCCTAAATCTGAATCCGAAAGATTTGTTCCCCAGCTTGGCAGTGTGCTTTCTACATAGGCTGGCCAATTCCACGCTTTGTTTGTTGCTTTAATAGAAAGAGGTAATACTAGTTTATTAAATTCACTACCTTTTGTTTTTGACCCGTCAGAATTATTTTGAATATCAACAGGATTGGATGCAGCCCCTTTCAAAAGCCTCACTTTGAAAGTCGTTCCATTTTTGGTTATATTCATTGAACCATTTACACATCCTACAGCATTTATATTCGCCCAGCTAAGACCATACCTTATAGGTTTTTGTGGGATATATACTACCTTTCCATCTATAGCCATTTTATGCCAAGGAGTTGTGTCATTAAACAAAGTACCAACAGATAGACCCACAGCTGTAGCTAATTCAGATCCTGTAAATAACTCTGATGATGATACAATCCCATAATATCCAGCACTTTGATTTCCTGAAATCAGT includes these proteins:
- a CDS encoding bifunctional metallophosphatase/5'-nucleotidase, yielding MIKIIHTNDIHGKIEKDEKTKVDISKFSAKLEEIRKEHSTLLLDAGDTIHGQPIVSISEGKAMIDIMNEMKYDAMVPGNHDFNYGRERLLELAELAEFPIISANIYDEQGDRLLAPYTLKEIDGVKVGIFGITTPETVQKARPEDIEGLRFEDPVLESQKMVSILKDQERVDVIIALVHLGIDKSTMPEHRSDTLADSVEGIDLVVDGHSHTELKASRLIGEIPIVQAGDSMRCIGMVNFIKKACGEAEISSEFIYREDINGIKEDLSISRILIRVDEENNRSTSEIVGISKRDLNGDRFSVRTRETNLGVLLAEAMKYITGADIAITNGGGIRGSINAGFITRKEIVSAFPFDNYVITKEVSGKDIVKALEHGLSFYPEPSSAFPHVGGISFKLDRLKAQGKRVYDVFIAGERLEERKLYKLATNDFLASGGDSYDMFKTAKMTGSYASIDEVLSTYIKKQAYTGARN
- a CDS encoding phage holin family protein — encoded protein: MERVNLIKTGLLSTAGVVGSTIAHALGGWDGAIITLTSFMVADVVTGYVLAFFFENSPKTENGGASSAEGFKGICKKVMMLVMVYMAVRIDMLVGTDYIRDGVVIAFIVNEILSIAENAGQMGLDFPPVLVKGIEILKSKNEEE
- a CDS encoding BMC domain-containing protein, encoding MGIAIGLAEFKSIAKGMEMTDKMTKKSDIKIVENRIVCIGKFFVIISGDVADVQSAIDEVVSSNDNGLVAAKVIPSLMDGVAEKVNAKISRDSINALGIIESKDIASGFYCANYIKKFADVELLKISITFGMGGKALLIFTGDLSSVESGLDVAKERIGDPSKLVEAVVIASPSKEFMDNFLA
- a CDS encoding Hsp20/alpha crystallin family protein, whose amino-acid sequence is MKNLMPFNKKSKELSTRFEDFYDLMEDFFSDSSIPKRVIGKDFKMDVQDLEKEYVVEAELPGAKKEEVNVELRENRLKISFKKEEQLEDEGKNYIHKERRTSSMERSIYLPDSKAEGVSAKLENGVLTIKVQKETESSNKVKIEIE
- a CDS encoding N-acetylmuramoyl-L-alanine amidase; translation: MEVVVYNPKLNCFKQGDIVSWARANKLDLVVENHRNSAGETSYGYESLVDHYQAIPQSIVEVHRAMVALGWRDRGFVKRNGPEQKGHQNSRLMRIAKIPYVLLEHGFISNPQENQRYDSKLISIGSSIYDAAKRSGVKRLGVIYGHGQGDPGACKLPRTEAEDVRRISVAKKKEEIDMTKEELNKILDERDRAITTKVLKEVTSILSPGEVKGEHWVNPDFEELNRYLEANGVPAIMSRAHNNMCTRAEVIRINNLTRKAIESSQK
- a CDS encoding Panacea domain-containing protein — its product is MEFSVTNTYPALDVARYIINRSIDLGSPVSNLKLQKIMYYVQAASIIKRETRIFNENIVAWRYGPVVERVYQEFKNYVDSDIDNKIETLSFLKVEEGSIVLAKEKYNPYEIIRLEDRQLIDEVIKGHLENSALELVKRTHEESPWKVTNQNDVIKECSIRDYFSGENKEDRIYGRYS
- a CDS encoding arsenate reductase family protein, yielding MSYIFLQYPKCSTCKKAQNWLNWNKVSYESRHIVDETPSIDELTTWIEKSGLPVEKFFNSNGIVYKNMGLKDKLPEMSKEEKIDLLSTNGMLIKRPIFVSDNLVLIGFKEADWKKILEL
- a CDS encoding HNH endonuclease; the encoded protein is MNRLQNLIDSLVKLDNKPNLDMFKYVLSQTQNFDEVKCTIPLFEKIGFNFKRVAVFECLMNMTEVLEDSYYILSLMHKFNVKPSSKAYSRIYLQLIRSADSSSKLETLICELEYKNITIPPSAYLDLILKQDSYTKAKKIFEEKKDSFQPPKTDLYYTILLKASEANNIEDIEEIRNEMDSLSIDFDMEYYTAFYNEIFIDKLGRRDFVKYYKNLLTVYGHNLIKPTGYKEADLSNTFYEYPNKNPTPAIKEEKTVYLFKRNNVLADDLKRRYDNTCQICGERLSLRHNKSYSEVHHIQPLSLDGPDIPENMIVLCPNHHKLFDRGSITINIYDNKVKHVELENKVNEMTLDLKHNIDEKYIVYHDSYIFGK